The Acidimicrobiia bacterium sequence TCGGCGAGGTGCTCGATCTATCCGCCCGAATGGCCGGTTCCTTGCGCGCGGCGGGCGTCGAACCGGGAGATCGAGTCGTGGTCGTGCTCCCGAAGTCGGCCCATGCAGTGGCCATCTACCTTGCCTGCTTGCGGATCGGTGCCATCTACGTGCCATTGAACCCGGCCTATACCGCGACCGAAATCTCCTTTTTCATCTCGGATGCCGGTCCACGAGTCGTGGTCGCCGAGAACGAACTTCCCGATGCGCCAACGTTGACCATGGGGCCGACCGGAGTCGGATCCCTGCTCGGTGTTCGAGAAGTGTTCGTCGGAAGGGTCGAACGCACCGATGCAGATGTGGCGGCCATCTTGTACACATCGGGAACCACCGGTCGATCAAAAGGGGCGATGCTGACACATGGATGCCTCAGCGACAACGCCCTAACCCTCTTTGATATCTGGCGTTGGCAACCAGACGACGTACTACTCCACGCTCTCCCGATTTTTCATGTCCACGGACTGTTCGTGGCACTCCACTGCGCTCTGCTTGGCGGGTCGCGAGTCATATTCATGGAACAGTTCGACGTAGCCGAAGTCCGTGATCGTCTCTCGATGGCCACCGTCATGATGGGTGTACCGACCTTCTACGCCAGGCTGCTGTCAGACCCGGAGTTCGGACCCGATGATTGCACCAACATGCGCGTTTTCATTTCGGGCTCGGCGCCACTCGCCGAACACGTCTTTGCTGAGTTCGGCCGCCGGACCGGGCACACGATCCTCGAACGCTACGGAATGACCGAGGCCGGGATGATCTGCTCGAATCCATACGACGGACCCCGCCAAGCCGGGACAGTGGGATTCCCGTTACCCGGCTACGTCGCAAGGGTGACCGACGAATCCGACCATCCAGTTCCGGTCGGTCAAGTCGGGGTATTGCAGATTCTGGG is a genomic window containing:
- a CDS encoding AMP-binding protein, which encodes MNLFSTLTSNLDLEAAFLDTPSATWTFGEVLDLSARMAGSLRAAGVEPGDRVVVVLPKSAHAVAIYLACLRIGAIYVPLNPAYTATEISFFISDAGPRVVVAENELPDAPTLTMGPTGVGSLLGVREVFVGRVERTDADVAAILYTSGTTGRSKGAMLTHGCLSDNALTLFDIWRWQPDDVLLHALPIFHVHGLFVALHCALLGGSRVIFMEQFDVAEVRDRLSMATVMMGVPTFYARLLSDPEFGPDDCTNMRVFISGSAPLAEHVFAEFGRRTGHTILERYGMTEAGMICSNPYDGPRQAGTVGFPLPGYVARVTDESDHPVPVGQVGVLQILGPSLFAGYWQLPDKTAESYTADKYFRTGDLARMDDAGRVTLLGRSHDLIITGGFNVYPKEIERILNEVAGVSETAVVGHPDDDLGEIPVAYVVGDAEEASLRRHAASHLARYKQPRRYVFVDALPRNAMGKVQKSGLRPG